In Bacteroidales bacterium, a single window of DNA contains:
- a CDS encoding triphosphoribosyl-dephospho-CoA synthase, whose translation MNDNDEIIKRILLAKEKRSLIKERIKNDGYASLSFSLNIPGYPKITKDISVFFNIVLSQFKIFLSANLIEITQEHYETDESGIFFLSSLKSSGSSIQNIKQLCETFEETHELGRLIDIDVTDSNGNYISSGRNKLCIFCKSFPAVECMRSERHNYSKLRKYIFEKIQNYLLIQRKEKVCNNLVSFAARAIFYEISLTPKPGLVDIDNSGIHKDMDYHTFIDSSSAIILYFYKIAEKGFSFNKSLSFALASIRETGLIMEKEMFRVTNGINTQKGIIFLMGVAVFASAKLIADKGSFDLEKFSDMTMNIGKNILNEFDAKSLDETHGKICVEKYGKHIGGGARQEVASGFNTAIKFGLPMLSDYELEKINSSGKQKVLFNALLLLIGNNNDTNVIYRSSLEVLEKLKSLALKTFNSLTEDDKKNNYKIIETYCLENNISPGGSADLLAIVVFLYFVKKTYSHEC comes from the coding sequence ATGAATGACAATGATGAAATTATAAAAAGAATTTTGCTGGCTAAAGAAAAACGCTCATTAATAAAAGAAAGAATTAAAAATGACGGTTATGCTTCTTTAAGTTTTTCTCTGAATATTCCGGGATATCCTAAAATAACAAAAGATATTTCTGTTTTTTTTAATATAGTATTAAGTCAATTCAAAATATTTTTATCAGCAAATTTAATAGAGATTACTCAGGAACATTATGAAACCGATGAATCCGGAATTTTCTTTCTTTCTTCATTAAAATCATCCGGTTCTTCAATTCAAAATATAAAACAACTTTGTGAAACATTTGAAGAAACCCATGAATTGGGAAGATTAATTGACATTGATGTAACAGATAGCAATGGTAATTATATTTCTTCGGGGAGAAACAAATTATGTATTTTTTGCAAGTCGTTTCCTGCTGTTGAGTGCATGCGCTCGGAACGACACAATTACTCAAAGCTCCGCAAATATATTTTTGAAAAAATCCAGAACTATTTATTAATTCAACGAAAAGAAAAAGTATGCAATAACCTTGTTTCTTTTGCTGCAAGAGCTATTTTCTATGAAATTTCCCTCACTCCAAAACCTGGTCTTGTTGATATAGATAATTCAGGAATTCATAAAGATATGGATTACCATACATTTATTGACAGCAGTTCTGCTATCATTCTGTATTTCTATAAAATTGCAGAAAAAGGATTTTCATTTAATAAATCTCTTTCTTTTGCTTTGGCTTCAATTCGTGAAACCGGATTAATTATGGAAAAAGAAATGTTCAGAGTTACTAATGGAATTAATACTCAGAAAGGAATTATTTTTTTAATGGGAGTTGCTGTTTTTGCATCAGCAAAATTAATTGCAGATAAAGGTTCATTTGATTTAGAAAAGTTTTCGGATATGACAATGAATATTGGCAAAAATATTTTAAATGAATTTGATGCTAAATCATTAGATGAAACTCATGGTAAAATTTGTGTTGAAAAATATGGAAAGCACATTGGCGGAGGAGCCAGACAAGAAGTTGCAAGCGGCTTTAACACTGCCATAAAATTTGGTTTGCCGATGTTGAGTGATTACGAATTAGAAAAAATAAATTCATCGGGAAAACAAAAGGTATTATTTAATGCTTTACTTTTGTTAATCGGAAACAATAATGACACGAATGTTATTTATAGAAGCAGTTTGGAAGTTCTTGAAAAATTAAAATCACTTGCGTTGAAAACTTTTAATTCCTTAACGGAAGATGATAAAAAAAATAATTATAAAATTATTGAAACATATTGCTTGGAAAATAATATTTCGCCGGGAGGTTCTGCCGATTTACTTGCTATTGTTGTATTTTTGTATTTTGTAAAAAAAACATATAGTCATGAATGTTGA
- the citC gene encoding [citrate (pro-3S)-lyase] ligase, whose amino-acid sequence MNVENTDYRYEIMDMKNPYDVRKVKSFLKSLGFDFIPEQIDYTIILVNLNDDLIATGSLKNNILKFVAVAPQYRDTTAFSFVTKHLTERALLNNKTTFVFTKPENIEKFQGIGYTEIACAPPIYALLEFGYKTINDYKAYLKSKKVNKKNQSVASIVVNCNPFTNGHKYLIEKAASENDILYLFVVEEDKSVFGFDIRWKLIAEGISHLKNIIMLKGGNYIVSSATFPAYFLKNEKIDIITKKQTELDVNVFAKHIAPVLEIQKRYVGTEVYCKTTAEYNKAMKNILSKNNIELIEITRLAIGGEDNYVSASKVRKAIKDGNLNEVMDFLPDSTKNFLMSKDSEKIKNKIRFSASRH is encoded by the coding sequence ATGAATGTTGAAAATACTGATTACAGGTATGAGATAATGGATATGAAAAACCCTTATGATGTCAGAAAAGTAAAGAGTTTTTTAAAATCCTTGGGATTTGATTTTATTCCGGAGCAGATTGATTATACAATTATTCTTGTTAATTTAAACGATGATTTAATTGCTACGGGTTCTTTAAAAAATAACATTTTGAAATTCGTTGCTGTTGCTCCTCAATATAGGGACACGACTGCTTTTTCTTTTGTTACAAAACATTTAACCGAAAGAGCTTTGCTAAATAATAAAACGACTTTTGTTTTTACAAAACCTGAGAACATTGAAAAATTCCAGGGAATAGGTTATACCGAAATAGCTTGCGCTCCGCCTATTTATGCTTTGCTCGAATTCGGTTATAAAACAATTAACGATTATAAAGCGTATTTAAAATCAAAAAAAGTTAATAAAAAAAATCAAAGCGTTGCTTCAATCGTTGTCAACTGTAATCCTTTCACGAACGGACATAAATATCTTATTGAGAAAGCCGCATCAGAAAATGACATTCTTTACCTTTTTGTTGTTGAAGAAGATAAATCGGTATTTGGTTTTGATATACGATGGAAATTAATAGCAGAAGGAATAAGTCACTTGAAAAATATAATTATGTTAAAGGGCGGAAATTATATCGTTTCATCGGCAACATTTCCTGCATATTTTTTAAAGAATGAAAAAATTGATATAATTACAAAAAAACAAACCGAGCTTGATGTTAATGTTTTCGCAAAGCATATTGCTCCTGTTCTTGAAATTCAAAAAAGATATGTAGGTACAGAAGTTTACTGCAAAACAACAGCAGAATACAATAAAGCAATGAAAAATATTCTTTCAAAAAATAATATTGAATTAATTGAAATTACAAGATTAGCAATTGGAGGAGAAGATAATTATGTCAGTGCTTCAAAAGTCAGGAAAGCAATTAAAGATGGTAATCTTAATGAAGTTATGGATTTTCTTCCCGATTCAACCAAAAACTTTCTTATGTCAAAAGATTCTGAGAAAATAAAAAATAAAATAAGGTTTTCCGCTTCCAGACATTAA
- a CDS encoding glycoside hydrolase family 3 N-terminal domain-containing protein, with translation MKRKTQKYFIALFLLSINAFAQKTNLKSDKYFPFRNVDTLWVDSVFNSLTFEQRIAQLFMVSAYSDRDQKYNENVADVICQYNPGGIMFLKGSPVHQANITNYLQSWSKVPMLIAIDGEWGLSMRLDSTVSFPRQMALGAMQNDTLIYSMSKEIARECKRMGIHINFAPVVDVNNNPKNPVINTRSFGENKFDVALKGLLYMNGLQQNGIIATAKHFPGHGDTESDSHHTLPVLTQNRKRLNDIELYPFSHLIKNNILGVMVAHLDIPALDTTQNLPSSLSEKVVTSVLRDSMGFKGLVFSDALNMKGVTNFYKHGVAEVKAIKAGIDVLLCSDDIETAIEEIKKAIYLGDVSQEEIDKKCKKILASKYWAGLNNYKPVKIENLIDDLNTNEAELLNRKLVENSITLLANKKNIIPVKNLDTLCIASLSVDEYETTPFQEMLGNYADVSHYNIMSVSDSLKFDSMITELFKYNLIIIGIHSLTGLPSRNYGLSQNVINLIDTLSKNSKIIIDIFGNPYMLSIFKGIENADGIIISYQDKKLPQEISAQIIFGGQGVSGKLPVSASEKYPVNSGLKISQTIRLKYSIPEELGINSDYLEKIDSIAKDGISKRAYPGCQIIIVKKGNVIYQKSFGFHTFEKKLAVKNTDIYDLASLTKILSTTLVTMKLEGECKINIENKISDYLPLLNNSNKKKIIIKDILTHQAGLQSWLPFYKKTIVNGKLSDNIYRTYENDTFPYKVADKIFIRKDYPDTIMKEIAESPLKKKKEYEYSDLGFYIMKSAIENITKESIDNYVKNNFYKPLGLSTMTYNPLQKFKISRIPPTEFDREFRKQIIQGYVHDPGAAMLGGVSGHAGLFANANDVAKLMQVLLQKGFYADRKYLYSEIIEKYTRCQFCDEGNRRGLGFDKPAIGGKESPACKDASSESFGHTGFTGTYVWVDPKYDLIYVFLSNRVYPDAENKKLANMNIRTNIQQVIYDAILKK, from the coding sequence TTGAAACGAAAAACGCAAAAATATTTTATTGCTTTGTTTTTACTGAGCATTAATGCATTTGCTCAAAAAACAAATTTAAAATCCGACAAATATTTTCCTTTCAGAAATGTTGATACTCTTTGGGTAGATTCTGTTTTTAATTCATTAACTTTTGAACAACGCATTGCGCAACTCTTTATGGTTTCTGCATATTCCGACAGGGACCAGAAGTACAATGAAAATGTTGCTGACGTTATTTGCCAGTATAATCCGGGTGGAATTATGTTTTTGAAAGGAAGTCCTGTGCATCAGGCAAATATTACAAATTATTTGCAGTCGTGGTCTAAAGTACCTATGTTGATTGCAATTGACGGTGAATGGGGTTTGTCAATGCGGCTTGACAGTACAGTCAGCTTTCCCCGCCAAATGGCACTTGGAGCAATGCAAAATGATACGTTGATTTATTCAATGTCAAAGGAAATTGCCCGTGAATGCAAGCGAATGGGAATACATATAAATTTTGCTCCTGTTGTTGATGTAAATAACAACCCTAAAAATCCAGTGATTAACACCCGTTCATTCGGAGAAAACAAATTTGATGTAGCCCTTAAAGGATTGCTATACATGAATGGGTTACAACAAAACGGAATTATTGCAACAGCAAAACATTTTCCCGGGCATGGAGATACGGAAAGCGATTCGCACCATACTTTACCCGTTCTTACGCAAAACAGAAAACGACTTAACGATATTGAATTATACCCTTTCAGCCATTTGATAAAAAACAATATCCTTGGTGTTATGGTTGCACACCTTGATATTCCTGCTCTTGATACCACACAAAATCTTCCTTCTTCTTTATCCGAAAAAGTTGTAACATCTGTTTTAAGGGATAGCATGGGTTTTAAGGGTTTGGTGTTTAGCGATGCTCTCAACATGAAAGGCGTAACAAATTTTTATAAACACGGAGTAGCGGAAGTAAAAGCAATTAAAGCCGGCATAGATGTTCTCCTTTGCTCAGATGATATCGAAACTGCAATTGAAGAAATAAAAAAAGCAATTTATCTTGGCGATGTATCACAGGAAGAAATTGATAAAAAGTGTAAAAAAATATTGGCTTCAAAATATTGGGCTGGACTTAACAATTATAAACCTGTAAAAATCGAAAATCTCATTGACGACTTGAATACAAACGAAGCAGAGTTGCTCAACAGAAAACTCGTTGAAAATTCAATTACATTACTTGCTAATAAAAAAAATATCATACCTGTTAAAAATCTTGATACACTTTGTATTGCTTCTTTGTCGGTAGATGAATATGAAACAACACCGTTTCAGGAAATGCTCGGTAATTATGCTGATGTCAGTCATTATAACATAATGTCAGTGAGCGACAGTTTGAAATTTGATTCAATGATTACAGAACTTTTCAAATATAATCTTATAATAATAGGCATACACAGTTTGACCGGATTGCCGTCAAGGAACTACGGACTTTCACAAAATGTAATAAATTTAATTGACACATTGTCGAAAAATTCAAAAATTATAATTGATATTTTTGGCAATCCTTACATGCTGTCGATTTTTAAAGGAATAGAAAATGCAGACGGAATAATAATTTCATATCAGGATAAAAAATTACCGCAGGAAATTTCCGCACAAATAATTTTCGGAGGACAAGGAGTAAGCGGTAAATTACCTGTTTCTGCATCAGAAAAATATCCCGTTAATTCAGGTTTAAAAATTTCTCAAACAATAAGATTAAAATATTCAATACCCGAAGAACTTGGAATTAATTCCGATTATCTTGAAAAAATAGATTCAATTGCAAAAGATGGTATTTCTAAAAGAGCTTATCCCGGATGCCAAATTATTATTGTAAAAAAAGGAAATGTTATTTATCAAAAAAGTTTCGGATTTCATACTTTTGAAAAAAAACTCGCTGTTAAAAACACCGACATATACGATTTGGCTTCGCTTACAAAAATACTTTCAACAACCCTTGTCACAATGAAACTTGAAGGAGAATGCAAAATAAATATCGAAAATAAAATTTCTGATTATCTGCCGTTATTGAATAACAGCAATAAGAAAAAAATTATAATTAAAGACATTCTCACTCATCAGGCAGGATTGCAATCGTGGCTCCCTTTTTATAAAAAGACAATTGTCAACGGGAAATTATCTGATAATATATACAGAACTTATGAAAACGATACATTCCCATATAAAGTTGCCGATAAAATTTTCATAAGAAAAGATTATCCCGACACTATAATGAAAGAAATTGCCGAATCGCCTTTGAAAAAGAAAAAAGAATATGAATACAGCGACCTTGGTTTTTATATAATGAAAAGTGCAATCGAAAATATTACAAAAGAAAGCATTGATAATTATGTTAAAAATAATTTTTACAAACCTCTCGGATTATCAACAATGACATACAATCCGCTCCAGAAATTCAAAATCTCACGAATCCCTCCTACTGAGTTTGACAGGGAATTCAGAAAACAAATTATTCAGGGATATGTGCACGACCCGGGTGCTGCTATGCTCGGTGGGGTTAGCGGACATGCAGGTTTGTTTGCTAATGCAAACGATGTTGCAAAATTAATGCAGGTGCTTTTGCAAAAAGGATTTTATGCCGACAGAAAATATCTTTATTCAGAAATCATTGAAAAATATACCAGATGCCAGTTTTGCGATGAAGGAAACAGAAGAGGACTTGGCTTTGATAAACCGGCAATTGGCGGAAAAGAAAGTCCTGCGTGTAAAGATGCTTCATCTGAAAGCTTCGGTCATACAGGTTTTACAGGCACTTATGTGTGGGTCGACCCGAAATATGATTTGATTTATGTTTTTCTTTCAAACAGAGTTTATCCCGATGCTGAAAATAAAAAACTTGCAAATATGAATATAAGAACAAATATTCAACAGGTGATTTATGATGCAATTTTGAAGAAGTAG
- a CDS encoding tetratricopeptide repeat protein has product MGKKKQKQIQHIPKTPVKTTELSLSSNNLLKNKQLWIFIILLLTAIGYIPIFQNALIDNWDDGVYITKNDIIKELNLKRLFTAFYGGNYHPFIALFNALEYHFFKYNPVVYHFNNLLFHLLNAFLVFKLIETITKKNEVAIITALFFGIHPMHVESVAWAAERKDVLYTFFYLLALMSYIKYITVKEKNIKYFIYAFILIACSLFSKSAAVAFPLLLFLVDWFYKRKFNFKLILEKLPFFVLSLTFGIVALFSQKSAISTKDIGNLYAIWEKPFLACYAACLYFYKMFLPINLSAIYPYPNRTNGFLPILYYLSPLAVLIIAYFAYKSLKTTKYVVFGLLFFFITIILVLQILPVGGFIIAERYAYVPYIGTFLIVGIAYSNVLNSQKSKAIQFRPVFTILLILFAFICVVLTFERTKVWKRGDTVFIDAVKNNPVPMAYDNIGYYYYLKKDYDKSYEYYSKCLSIDPNYHEALNMRGVVNFNLNKFNEAIVDYNKAIQLKPNDTASYIGRANSLSKINKFEEAIPDYNFYIKNKSKESDAYFYRGVAYFSTNRFNEAMSDFNMSLKIDPKNFQAYLKRGILFYKAGKLNEAINDMNEAEKLNPSSSEIYSWRGLIDYSMKNIEKAIEDYTKAIQYNPNDIAAYVNRAGAYQDLGKYYLAVKDAEKAKSMGFQLDVNYFSKSKKSLK; this is encoded by the coding sequence ATGGGCAAAAAAAAGCAAAAACAAATTCAGCATATTCCTAAAACACCTGTTAAGACAACAGAGTTAAGTTTGTCTTCAAATAATTTATTAAAAAACAAACAACTCTGGATTTTTATAATTCTTTTATTGACGGCTATTGGATACATTCCAATTTTCCAAAATGCTTTGATTGACAATTGGGATGATGGCGTTTATATTACAAAAAATGATATTATAAAAGAGCTTAACCTGAAAAGATTATTCACTGCTTTCTACGGAGGAAATTACCACCCTTTTATTGCTCTTTTTAATGCGTTGGAATATCATTTTTTTAAATACAATCCTGTAGTTTATCATTTTAATAATCTTTTATTTCATCTTTTAAATGCTTTTCTTGTTTTTAAATTAATTGAAACTATAACAAAGAAAAATGAAGTTGCAATAATAACCGCATTGTTTTTTGGTATTCATCCTATGCACGTTGAATCGGTTGCTTGGGCTGCTGAGCGAAAAGATGTTCTTTATACATTTTTCTATCTTCTCGCTCTGATGAGTTATATAAAATACATTACTGTCAAAGAAAAAAATATAAAATATTTTATTTATGCGTTTATTTTAATTGCATGTTCCTTGTTTTCAAAATCAGCAGCAGTGGCGTTTCCATTACTTTTATTTCTTGTTGACTGGTTTTATAAAAGAAAATTTAATTTTAAACTCATATTGGAAAAGCTTCCGTTTTTCGTACTGTCTTTAACTTTCGGAATTGTTGCTTTATTTTCGCAGAAGTCGGCTATTTCAACAAAAGACATAGGTAATTTATATGCAATATGGGAAAAGCCATTTTTAGCATGTTATGCAGCTTGTCTTTATTTTTATAAAATGTTTTTGCCGATAAATTTATCTGCCATATATCCATATCCTAACAGAACTAACGGCTTTTTGCCAATACTTTATTATTTGTCGCCACTTGCGGTTTTGATTATTGCTTACTTTGCTTATAAATCATTGAAGACAACAAAATATGTTGTTTTCGGATTATTGTTTTTCTTTATTACTATTATTTTAGTTTTGCAAATTTTACCTGTAGGAGGTTTTATTATTGCCGAGAGATATGCTTACGTACCTTACATTGGCACTTTTCTGATTGTTGGAATTGCGTATTCAAATGTGTTGAATAGCCAGAAAAGCAAAGCAATTCAATTCAGACCGGTTTTCACGATTCTTTTGATATTGTTTGCCTTTATATGTGTTGTATTGACTTTTGAGAGAACAAAAGTATGGAAACGCGGCGATACTGTTTTTATTGATGCAGTGAAAAACAACCCTGTTCCCATGGCTTATGATAATATCGGATATTATTATTATTTAAAAAAAGATTATGACAAATCTTATGAATATTATTCGAAATGCCTGAGCATAGACCCAAACTACCATGAAGCCCTTAATATGAGAGGTGTGGTAAATTTTAATCTAAATAAATTTAATGAAGCAATTGTTGATTACAATAAAGCAATACAATTAAAACCTAATGATACTGCAAGTTATATCGGTAGAGCAAATTCACTGAGCAAGATTAATAAATTTGAAGAGGCAATACCTGATTATAATTTTTATATAAAAAATAAATCAAAAGAAAGTGACGCTTATTTTTACAGGGGAGTTGCATATTTCAGTACAAACAGGTTTAATGAAGCGATGTCGGATTTTAACATGAGTTTAAAAATAGACCCTAAAAATTTTCAGGCATATCTAAAAAGGGGAATTTTATTTTATAAAGCCGGTAAACTAAATGAAGCGATAAACGACATGAATGAAGCAGAGAAATTAAATCCAAGTAGTTCTGAAATTTATTCGTGGCGTGGATTAATTGATTATTCGATGAAAAACATTGAAAAGGCAATTGAAGATTATACTAAAGCCATCCAGTATAATCCTAATGATATCGCAGCATATGTTAACAGAGCCGGTGCATATCAGGATTTGGGCAAATATTATCTGGCTGTTAAAGATGCTGAAAAAGCCAAATCCATGGGATTTCAGCTCGATGTTAACTATTTTAGTAAAAGTAAAAAAAGTTTAAAATGA
- a CDS encoding glycosyltransferase family 2 protein: MINGKKVIVVLPAYNAEKTLEKTYYEIPSEYVDDVIIVDDASIDNTIEVARKIGIKHIIKHEKNKGYGGNQKTCYDAALNLGADIVIMLHPDYQYTPKLIPAMVTIIANDLYPVVFGSRILGKGAMTGGMPMYKYVFNRFLTLTQNILIGQKLSEYHTGYRAFSKEVLNKINYKANSDDFVFDNQMISQIFYAGFEIAEVTCPTKYFEEASSINFRRSMKYGLGVLKTSFCHFLQRKGLAKFSIYETK; encoded by the coding sequence ATGATTAACGGTAAAAAAGTAATTGTTGTTTTGCCTGCATACAACGCAGAAAAAACACTTGAAAAAACTTATTATGAAATTCCTTCCGAATATGTTGATGATGTTATAATTGTTGATGACGCAAGTATTGACAACACTATTGAGGTTGCAAGAAAAATAGGAATTAAGCACATAATAAAACATGAAAAAAATAAGGGCTATGGTGGAAACCAGAAAACCTGTTATGATGCAGCGTTAAATTTAGGTGCCGATATAGTTATCATGCTTCATCCCGATTATCAATATACACCAAAGCTCATTCCTGCAATGGTTACAATTATTGCAAATGATTTATATCCTGTTGTTTTTGGCTCAAGAATTTTAGGTAAAGGTGCGATGACAGGCGGAATGCCAATGTACAAATATGTTTTCAACAGATTTCTGACTTTAACACAAAATATATTAATAGGACAAAAATTATCGGAATATCATACCGGATACAGAGCTTTTTCAAAAGAAGTACTGAACAAAATAAATTACAAAGCAAATTCCGATGATTTTGTTTTCGACAACCAAATGATATCACAGATATTTTATGCAGGTTTTGAAATCGCCGAAGTTACTTGTCCTACAAAATATTTCGAAGAAGCGTCTTCAATAAATTTTAGAAGAAGTATGAAATACGGATTGGGTGTTTTAAAAACTTCTTTCTGTCATTTCTTGCAGCGAAAAGGATTGGCGAAGTTCAGTATTTATGAAACTAAATAA
- the metF gene encoding methylenetetrahydrofolate reductase [NAD(P)H] produces the protein MKKLSEVFKENKITFSFELFPPKTEEGYEKLFHTIDLFAKCKPNFISVTSGAGGRFQYKMKTLQIVDYIQRNNSVIGLPHLTCIYDSKDEIKEILERYKKHNVSNVLALRGDPPKDNPMWKPKEDNFNFSYELVKFIRENHGDNFSIGVAGFPESHPLCKNNELDAKYLKQKIEAGSDYVITQLFFNNDDYYKYVERLKKINVNVRIIPGIFPITDYEGLQRLCQNCGTKIPDNVNAIFSEIKDDKEAVIEAGIQFATNQCIELLKNGAPGLHFYTLNKIYPTSIILNAIKTEMGIA, from the coding sequence ATGAAGAAATTATCTGAAGTATTTAAAGAAAACAAAATAACATTCTCGTTCGAGCTATTTCCTCCTAAGACAGAAGAAGGATATGAAAAGCTTTTTCATACGATTGATTTATTTGCAAAATGCAAACCAAATTTTATTTCTGTTACATCCGGTGCAGGCGGAAGGTTTCAGTATAAAATGAAAACCCTGCAGATTGTTGATTATATTCAAAGAAATAATTCGGTTATTGGTTTGCCCCACTTGACCTGCATATATGACTCAAAAGATGAAATAAAAGAAATTCTCGAAAGATATAAAAAACATAATGTGTCTAACGTGCTTGCCTTACGTGGCGACCCGCCGAAAGATAACCCGATGTGGAAACCAAAAGAAGATAATTTTAATTTTAGTTATGAACTTGTGAAATTTATTCGCGAAAATCATGGTGATAATTTTAGCATTGGCGTTGCTGGTTTTCCTGAGAGTCATCCCCTTTGTAAAAACAACGAACTTGATGCAAAATATTTAAAACAAAAAATAGAAGCTGGCTCTGATTATGTTATTACGCAATTGTTTTTTAATAATGATGATTATTACAAATATGTTGAACGTTTGAAAAAAATAAATGTTAATGTTCGTATTATTCCCGGCATTTTCCCGATTACAGATTACGAAGGACTTCAACGACTTTGCCAAAACTGCGGAACAAAAATTCCAGATAACGTTAATGCAATATTTTCTGAAATCAAAGATGACAAGGAAGCTGTAATTGAGGCAGGTATTCAGTTTGCAACAAATCAATGTATAGAATTACTAAAAAATGGTGCTCCCGGTTTGCATTTTTATACATTGAACAAAATTTATCCTACATCTATAATTCTCAATGCTATCAAGACAGAAATGGGAATTGCATAA
- the rocD gene encoding ornithine--oxo-acid transaminase, with translation MDTTLSAKSKELIELENRYGAHNYHPLPVVLSKGEGVYLWDVDGKRYFDFLSAYSAVNQGHCHPKIIGAMLEQAQKLTLTSRAFYNDSLGAYEKYVTEFFGYDKVLPMNSGAEGDETAIKLCRKWAYVKKGIKENEAKIICCENNFHGRTVTVISMSTDPDSYSGFGPFTPGFVKIPYNDLKSLEKELQDPNVAGFIVEPIQGEAGVFVPDEGYLAKAYQLCKSKNVLFIADEVQTGIARTGKLLACDHENVKPDILILGKALSGGAYPISAVLANDEIMLCIKPGEHGSTFGGNPLAAKIAVAALQIIKDEKLADNAEIMGKIFRNELKKIDSPMIELIRGKGLLNAIVIKPIKGKTAWDVCLKMRDNELLAKPTHDNIIRFAPPLVINELQILETIEIIKKSILAFS, from the coding sequence ATTGATACCACATTGTCGGCAAAATCAAAGGAATTGATAGAGCTGGAAAATCGCTATGGAGCACATAATTATCATCCTCTGCCCGTTGTTTTGTCGAAGGGGGAAGGAGTTTATTTATGGGATGTTGACGGAAAAAGATATTTCGATTTTTTGTCCGCATACTCAGCAGTAAATCAGGGACACTGTCATCCTAAAATTATAGGTGCGATGCTTGAACAAGCACAAAAATTAACTCTTACGTCAAGGGCTTTTTATAACGATTCTCTTGGTGCTTATGAAAAATATGTTACGGAATTTTTCGGTTACGATAAAGTTCTACCGATGAATTCAGGTGCTGAAGGCGACGAAACTGCAATTAAACTTTGCAGAAAATGGGCTTATGTAAAAAAAGGAATTAAAGAAAATGAAGCAAAAATTATTTGCTGTGAAAATAATTTTCATGGCAGGACGGTTACGGTAATATCAATGTCAACGGACCCTGATTCTTACAGTGGCTTTGGACCTTTTACTCCCGGCTTTGTGAAAATTCCTTATAACGATTTAAAATCTTTGGAAAAAGAATTGCAAGACCCGAATGTTGCAGGATTTATTGTTGAGCCAATTCAGGGCGAAGCGGGTGTTTTTGTTCCTGACGAAGGATATCTTGCAAAAGCATATCAACTTTGTAAATCGAAAAATGTTTTATTTATTGCCGATGAAGTTCAAACAGGTATTGCACGAACAGGAAAACTTTTAGCTTGCGACCATGAAAATGTAAAACCTGATATTTTAATTCTTGGAAAAGCATTGTCTGGAGGTGCATATCCTATTTCTGCCGTTCTTGCAAATGATGAAATAATGCTTTGCATAAAACCTGGTGAACATGGTTCTACTTTCGGAGGAAATCCTCTTGCTGCAAAAATTGCAGTTGCTGCATTGCAGATTATTAAAGATGAAAAACTTGCTGATAATGCTGAAATAATGGGAAAAATATTCAGAAATGAATTAAAGAAAATTGATTCGCCAATGATTGAATTGATAAGGGGCAAAGGTTTGCTGAATGCAATCGTTATTAAACCGATAAAAGGTAAAACTGCATGGGATGTTTGCCTTAAAATGAGAGATAACGAACTTCTTGCAAAACCCACTCACGACAATATAATTCGATTTGCACCGCCGTTAGTGATAAATGAATTACAAATTTTGGAAACTATTGAGATAATAAAAAAATCAATTCTGGCTTTCAGCTAA